From Rutidosis leptorrhynchoides isolate AG116_Rl617_1_P2 chromosome 3, CSIRO_AGI_Rlap_v1, whole genome shotgun sequence, a single genomic window includes:
- the LOC139896187 gene encoding uncharacterized protein, with protein MEMNNLRVESHVAQSSRRHKLRFQQNSGDPNHHHPQPDHHHFEPTDIHRSFQYNPNIFPSEMLNSVASRNPQLLLPSTHGLVSLDQDSCQSSGSGSGNLGYSQPERMLISSNSGGSYTTNLSYQQDCNNWKTVVTSQQEKIASDHWNNNNNNVVSYGYHQDMHNVPAFNSSQYYQNTLQQDHQATLAQHPQSKNDSGMNQSIPCWMNDNHEGNFNTTQGLSLSLSSVPQLKDAQPMLESGQKTIKSDHLHDLDLKCMMGVSAFAHRNTGPLGPFTGYATILKNSKYMKSAQELLNESCDVGFQESVQSCHDVYSHKILEDEISWASDSSVANSYGEHGPDFNRKKASLLYLQEEICRKYKQYLQQMQMVISSFETVAGLSAATPYVCLALKVVSRHFHYVKNVISDQLSQMKKAMGEGLCYAATNSNKLIDANTSPSRLKSTDHIFGKSSGGTAGLFAPQQSVWRPQRGLPERAISVLKTWLFDHFLHPYPSDADKHMLSTQTGLTRNQVSNWFINARVRIWKPMVEEIHTLETKGMAEPNPNNPQLEGDQGPTRMDTACSLSNTQPPQCSRNTGVRLTVNQPSDHVGDYEQLGRPEYQIPLSNMDRLMSIVPYPASTFDASGLGPVSLTLGLRQNAEHVQQLRQHFGGQLIHDFVG; from the exons ATGGAGATGAACAACTTGAGAGTGGAATCTCATGTAGCACAAAGTAGCCGGAGACATAAGTTAAGATTTCAGCAAAACTCCGGTGACCCGAACCACCATCATCCACAACCGGACCACCATCACTTTGAACCTACAGATATCCACAGATCCTTTCAATACAACCCTAATATCTTCCCTTCTGAAATGCTTAATTCTGTTGCTAGCAGAAATCCACAACTTTTATTACCTTCTACTCATGGTCTTGTATCCCTTGATCAAGATTCTTGTCAAAGTTCGGGTTCGGGTTCTGGTAATTTGGGTTATTCGCAACCCGAGAGGATGTTGATTAGTTCCAATAGTGGTGGCAGTTATACAACTAATTTGTCATACCAACAAGATTGTAACAATTGGAAAACTGTTGTTACTTCACAACAAGAAAAAATTGCAAGTGATCattggaataataataataataatgttgttagTTATGGGTACCATCAAGATATGCACAATGTTCCAGCTTTTAATTCTTCACAATATTACCAAAATACCCTTCAACAAGATCATCAAGCCACTCTTGCACAACACCCACAAAGTAAAAATGATTCAGGGATGAATCAATCAATTCCATGTTGGATGAATGATAATCATGAGGGTAATTTTAACACTACTCAAGGCTTATCTTTATCACTTTCATCAGTTCCTCAGCTTAAAGATGCTCAACCCATGTTAGAATCGGGTCAAAAAACCATAAAGTCGGATCATTTACATGATTTGGATTTAAAATGTATGATGGGTGTTTCAGCTTTTGCTCATCGGAATACGGGCCCACTTGGTCCGTTTACTGGTTATGCAACTATTTTGAAGAATTCAAAGTATATGAAGTCCGCACAAGAATTGTTAAATGAGAGTTGTGATGTAGGGTTTCAAGAGTCGGTTCAATCATGTCATGATGTTTACTCACATAAAATTCTTGAGGATGAAATTAGTTGGGCTTCTGATTCTTCAGTTGCTAATTCATACGGTGAACATGGGCCCGATTTTAATCGAAAGAAGGCCAGCTTGTTGTATCTGCAAGAGGAG ATATGCAGAAAGTACAAGCAATACTTGCAGCAAATGCAGATGGTGATTTCATCATTTGAGACGGTAGCTGGACTTAGTGCAGCCACTCCTTACGTTTGTTTGGCTCTCAAGGTGGTTTCACGTCATTTTCACTATGTAAAAAATGTTATTTCTGATCAGCTTTCGCAAATGAAGAAAGCGATGGGAGAAGGGTTGTGTTATGCAGCTACCAATAGTAATAAACTTATTGATGCTAACACAAGTCCTTCTCGGCTTAAATCTACTGATCACATATTTGGAAAATCAAGTGGTGGTACTGCCGGTTTGTTTGCACCACAACAGTCAGTCTGGAGGCCGCAAAGAGGACTCCCAGAACGAGCTATTTCGGTTCTTAAAACATGGCTTTTCGATCATTTCCTTCACCC GTACCCTTCGGATGCAGACAAACATATGTTGTCTACTCAAACTGGCTTAACTAGAAATCAG GTCTCAAACTGGTTCATAAATGCTAGAGTTCGTATCTGGAAACCAATGGTTGAAGAAATCCACACCCTTGAAACCAAAGGCATGGCCGAACCAAACCCTAATAACCCTCAACTAGAAGGTGATCAAGGGCCCACTCGTATGGACACAGCATGTTCGTTGTCAAACACACAACCACCACAATGTTCAAGAAACACTGGTGTAAGGTTAACCGTAAATCAACCAAGTGACCATGTAGGGGACTATGAGCAACTAGGTAGGCCCGAGTACCAGATTCCTTTATCCAACATGGACCGGTTAATGAGCATCGTGCCCTACCCTGCAAGCACATTTGATGCAAGTGGATTGGGACCTGTTTCACTTACTTTGGGTCTCAGACAGAATGCTGAACATGTTCAACAACTACGACAACATTTTGGAGGTCAGTTGATTCACGATTTTGTTGGTTAG